AGCGCCATCGTAGTTTTACCCAAACCGGGAGGGCCATATAGTAGCAGGTGATCCATTGTTTCACCGCGACCTTTGGCCGCTTGGATGGCAATCTCCAAAACAGTTTTTAGTTCTTGTTGGCCGATATAATCAGCTAGTCGCTGGGGTCTGATTCCTTCTTCTAGCTTGTCGCTTTCATCTTCTACCAGTGTTGGCTGTAATAATTCCGACCTGGTAGCAGATGGAGGAGTTTTGGTTTTGGTTTTGCGATCGCTATTTGACTCCCGACTCCGCTGCGGTTTCGGTTCTGAGTCGCTGGGCTGTTGTTTGGAGGAAATGATTGCCATAATACGATCCCTAATCGGGACTTTCAAAATTTATACCAAATTCAAAAAATTATCCAATATATCGGAGTTCTCCCCGGCTATCTTCATTTACCACGTCACTTTTACTATTGTGGCAGGGAACTCTCGGACAACAGAAAAGATTTGTGACGCCCAAGCAAGTGAATTGGTAAGCGTCAACCGATTTTTTAACAAAAATGGAGCAATAGACCTCTCCTTTCAAACTCCGTAGAGACGTTGCATGAAAGGAGAGGTCTATTAATCCAGCCAAGCTTGGATATCTTTACGATTGAAGTTAACGAAAGGGATGCGATCGCAACTATGGTAACTGTGGTGCGTATGGGGTTCGGCTTTTGCTTTGCTGGGGGCTTGTTGGTAAAATTGCTGTCCGGGCGATCGCGAATTTTGTGGTTGAGTTCGTTTCGCTTCACATGGCGGCGGGCAACTCTTGGGGACGGCAATTCGCAAAGACGATCGCAACTTATCATGAGCTTCGTTAATTTCCTGAAATTTGGTCTGAGCTTTCTGTTGCAATCGGGGATGATTGGGAAAACGATCTGGATGCCATACCAGCGCTAAATCTCTGTAGCCTTGATGAACTTCCTCCAATGAGGCTCCCGGTTCTAGCTCTAATACTTTATAGTAATGCTCCACATTATTCATTTACCACCCCCGATCGTCCCTACCAAACCAGGAAGAAAAATATTATTTTCCAGTTTGAAGCGACTTAGGCATCATGTGGCGTTTTTGAACACATCATTTGAAGAACAATACCTGAAGATATCTTTCTTAAATTAACTTCATCTTCTCTAACGTAAACACTTCATTTTTTCCCCGCTCTTTCCTCTCCAGATTCATCCTTATATTCGTTACTTTAGTTACCGAATCTGTTAATAACTACCCCTTTTGATAGAGAAATCTTCAATGCCTTCTAGCGATTCGTACTCAACAGCCACATCTTTAACCACCGCAGCGGGACTACCTTTCTCGCACCAGCTAATCATCGCTGCCACCTCTGCCTGACTTCCCTCAAAAACAGCTTCCACTCGCCCATCGTCTAGATTGCGTACCCAACCATTTATACCGATCGATCGGGCTTGATTAAAAGTAGAGTAACGATAACCAACTCCCTGCACGATACCGGAAATCAAAACACGAACGCGGATCTTTTCTGATGGTAGTGATTGTTCTTGCATCTTTCAACTAACTCACAACTCTTCTATTCAAAAGTTCGGCTACTTGTTCGTGAATCGTTTCATTTCGCCAATAACTCACGTGCGTTTTCAACCCATCCGCCACATCTACTTGAATATCCTGAATTCCCGGATAATCGCCAAATAAAGGACGCACCGGAAACGCCAATACATCATCGATATCGTAGAAAATTTTCCAAATAATTTCTTTCGTATCTGGCGGAATACCAATTTCATCAGCCGGCAAAGTTTCCCCATTCGCAAACGCATCGACTACTCGCTGAGAACGCAATAGCAGAACGGGAATTTGAGAAGCCATCGTGACGATCGAACCTACTTCTAAACGTCTTTTTTGAGCAGCCAATCGCCAAAATTGATAACGCTCAACTGTTTGTTGCTTCTCCTCTTCTAAAACATCACTAGTCACTATTTTCGGTTCTTTAGCTTGTTCCGGATGCACTTTGATCCGGTATCCCGTGTTTGAGAACAAACCATGCAAAAAGTCATTGATAATCATCGTTCCCAAACTCGTACCGATGGCGTGCAATCGCACTTTGATGTTGAGTTCTTCCCTGGCGATATCTCGCTCGATACGCGATCGATATTGTTCTAACGCTTCTAGTACTTGGCGATAAACGCTCAGTTGGACTGCGATCCTGCCATCTTCTCCCACATAGTAAACAGCATCACCAAATCCTCGCAATAATAAGCTTTCTCGCA
This is a stretch of genomic DNA from Leptolyngbyaceae cyanobacterium. It encodes these proteins:
- a CDS encoding J domain-containing protein; amino-acid sequence: MNNVEHYYKVLELEPGASLEEVHQGYRDLALVWHPDRFPNHPRLQQKAQTKFQEINEAHDKLRSSLRIAVPKSCPPPCEAKRTQPQNSRSPGQQFYQQAPSKAKAEPHTHHSYHSCDRIPFVNFNRKDIQAWLD
- a CDS encoding acylphosphatase gives rise to the protein MQEQSLPSEKIRVRVLISGIVQGVGYRYSTFNQARSIGINGWVRNLDDGRVEAVFEGSQAEVAAMISWCEKGSPAAVVKDVAVEYESLEGIEDFSIKRGSY
- a CDS encoding acylphosphatase, whose protein sequence is MENESPLTKKVRAHVFVSGDVQGVGYRLATWDKATQWGIAGWVEEIADGRVEAVFEGSKELVDAIVSWCYRGSPDAVVKGVTVQYEEPEGLKEFIIRRSREPRIAQKRDNPNTKTVNVLLFVHGLMITDTSVPEGSQYDLLWEPVKQQYDLSERIDEVVRVRWGQYLEETTTPRLDEKINLAEKFISDRLNFDRLRENPSPNNVVRSGMNGDLTLQPWWRLLVNPLRESLLLRGFGDAVYYVGEDGRIAVQLSVYRQVLEALEQYRSRIERDIAREELNIKVRLHAIGTSLGTMIINDFLHGLFSNTGYRIKVHPEQAKEPKIVTSDVLEEEKQQTVERYQFWRLAAQKRRLEVGSIVTMASQIPVLLLRSQRVVDAFANGETLPADEIGIPPDTKEIIWKIFYDIDDVLAFPVRPLFGDYPGIQDIQVDVADGLKTHVSYWRNETIHEQVAELLNRRVVS